One genomic segment of Paenibacillus sp. FSL H8-0332 includes these proteins:
- a CDS encoding ABC transporter permease, protein MASDKNLVSQDANLKPEDFHQIGIDERQAEVIQRESLSAWRDSWERLRQNKMAMTALGILGLIVLAAIIAPFFSKFNYYSNDLLSTNKPPSSDHWFGTDDLGRDIFVRTWYGARISLIVGLAAAAIDLFIGVIYGGIMGYFGGRVDNIMNKISEILYSIPYLLVVILLLVVLEPSLGTIILALTITGWITMSWIVRGEIMQLKNREFVLASRSMGAGSRRLLFKHLLPNAVGPIIVTITLSVPNAIFAEAFLSFLGLGVQAPIASLGSMISDSLTGWMYYPWRFLFPAILISLTMLSFNIFGDGLRDALDPKLKK, encoded by the coding sequence GTGGCTTCTGACAAAAACTTGGTATCGCAGGATGCGAACCTGAAACCGGAAGACTTCCATCAAATCGGAATTGATGAACGGCAGGCTGAAGTCATTCAGCGCGAAAGTCTGTCCGCTTGGCGCGATTCCTGGGAACGTCTGCGCCAGAATAAAATGGCAATGACTGCGCTTGGTATTCTTGGACTGATCGTGCTGGCTGCGATTATTGCTCCGTTCTTCTCAAAATTCAATTACTATTCTAACGATTTGCTCAGCACCAACAAGCCTCCTTCATCCGACCACTGGTTTGGTACAGATGATCTGGGCCGTGATATCTTTGTCCGTACCTGGTACGGCGCACGTATCTCACTGATTGTCGGTCTTGCAGCCGCTGCAATTGACCTCTTTATCGGGGTGATCTACGGCGGAATCATGGGTTACTTCGGTGGCCGCGTAGACAACATTATGAACAAGATTTCTGAAATTCTGTACTCCATTCCGTACCTGCTGGTTGTTATCCTGCTCTTAGTTGTACTTGAGCCAAGTCTTGGAACGATCATCCTGGCGCTTACGATAACAGGCTGGATTACCATGTCCTGGATTGTGCGCGGGGAGATTATGCAGCTGAAGAACCGTGAGTTCGTATTGGCTTCGCGTTCAATGGGTGCAGGGTCCAGGCGACTGCTGTTCAAGCATCTTTTGCCGAATGCTGTAGGACCGATTATCGTAACGATTACGCTGTCTGTGCCGAATGCCATTTTTGCCGAAGCGTTCCTGAGCTTCCTCGGACTTGGTGTACAAGCTCCTATTGCTTCACTCGGTTCAATGATCAGTGACTCACTAACTGGCTGGATGTATTATCCGTGGCGGTTCCTGTTCCCTGCGATTCTCATCAGTTTAACGATGCTTTCCTTTAATATTTTTGGTGACGGTCTGCGTGATGCGCTTGACCCTAAGCTGAAAAAATAG
- a CDS encoding ABC transporter permease yields MARYIANKFFYMVVSLFVLISATFFLMKAIPGDPFTAEKKIPPEIRARLYEQYGLDKPLYHQYVKYLGEIAQGDLGVSMKRLNQDVTHLIGQTFSASLKLGLIAILVSVIVGVFLGMMAALYHRKFIDSAAMVLAVLGIAVPSFVVASLLQYVFAYKFHMFPVSGFKGPMYYFLPVAALSAQPIAFIARLTRSSMLEVLHADYIKTAKAKGLSWAAILSRHVLRNGILPVVTYMGPMTANIVTGSVVIEQIFGIGGIGKQFVEAIGVRDYTVIMGITIFYGVLLMVARFITDIAYVFIDPRIKLTGGKEG; encoded by the coding sequence ATGGCCCGTTATATTGCCAATAAGTTTTTCTATATGGTTGTCTCGCTGTTTGTATTGATTTCAGCGACCTTTTTTCTGATGAAAGCTATTCCGGGGGACCCGTTTACGGCTGAAAAGAAGATTCCACCAGAAATAAGAGCGCGTTTATACGAGCAGTATGGATTGGACAAGCCGCTCTATCATCAGTATGTTAAGTATTTGGGTGAAATCGCTCAAGGTGATCTGGGTGTATCCATGAAGCGTCTGAATCAGGATGTAACCCACTTGATCGGCCAAACATTCTCGGCGTCTCTGAAGCTGGGGCTTATCGCAATTCTTGTGTCGGTTATTGTCGGAGTCTTTCTCGGCATGATGGCGGCACTCTATCACCGCAAGTTTATTGACAGTGCAGCAATGGTGCTGGCGGTGCTGGGGATTGCGGTTCCGAGCTTTGTAGTCGCCTCGCTGCTGCAATATGTGTTTGCCTACAAGTTCCACATGTTCCCGGTCTCCGGATTTAAGGGGCCAATGTATTATTTCTTGCCTGTAGCTGCACTATCAGCGCAGCCGATAGCCTTCATAGCGAGGCTGACGCGCTCCAGTATGCTGGAGGTGCTGCATGCGGATTACATCAAGACGGCTAAGGCCAAAGGCCTAAGCTGGGCAGCAATTCTGAGCCGCCATGTGCTGCGCAACGGGATTTTGCCGGTTGTAACCTATATGGGACCCATGACAGCTAACATCGTAACAGGTTCTGTAGTAATCGAGCAGATTTTCGGTATCGGTGGTATCGGCAAGCAATTTGTCGAAGCGATTGGTGTCCGCGATTATACTGTAATTATGGGAATCACCATCTTCTATGGTGTACTGCTTATGGTAGCACGGTTTATCACTGACATTGCTTATGTGTTTATAGATCCGCGTATCAAACTAACTGGCGGAAAGGAGGGCTAA
- a CDS encoding ATP-binding cassette domain-containing protein yields MSKNLIEVEGLKKYFNVGKGRVLKAVDNISFSIREGETLGMVGESGCGKTTAGRTVLRLYEPTAGSVKYNGTDIYKLSGGKMKAMRRDMQMIFQDPYASLNPRFTVSDIIGEALDIHNLAGSRQERKKRIEELLDMVGLNHDHATRYPHEFSGGQRQRIGIARSLAVNPKFIVCDEPISALDVSIQAQVVNLLKELQDRLGLTYLFIAHDLSMVKHISDRVAVMYLGKMVELAESEELYANPLHPYTKSLLSAIPVPDPEVEANKKRIHLHDELGSPIYAAGEKTNDSDFEMIEVSKGHFVAKQFA; encoded by the coding sequence TTGAGCAAGAATCTGATTGAAGTAGAAGGTCTTAAGAAGTATTTCAATGTTGGTAAGGGAAGAGTTCTTAAGGCTGTTGATAATATTAGTTTCTCGATTCGCGAAGGCGAAACCCTGGGTATGGTAGGGGAGTCCGGCTGCGGCAAGACTACTGCCGGCCGTACAGTTCTTCGCTTGTATGAGCCGACTGCAGGAAGCGTGAAATATAATGGTACAGATATCTACAAATTGTCCGGCGGCAAAATGAAGGCTATGCGCCGTGATATGCAAATGATTTTCCAGGACCCGTATGCCTCGCTTAACCCGCGGTTCACGGTATCTGACATCATTGGCGAAGCATTGGATATTCACAATCTGGCCGGAAGCCGGCAGGAACGCAAGAAGCGGATTGAAGAGCTGCTGGATATGGTTGGTCTTAACCATGATCACGCTACCCGTTATCCGCATGAGTTCTCCGGCGGACAACGCCAACGTATCGGGATTGCCCGCTCGCTTGCCGTGAACCCTAAGTTCATCGTCTGTGATGAGCCGATCTCGGCACTTGACGTTTCCATCCAGGCACAGGTCGTTAACCTCCTCAAGGAGCTGCAGGACCGTCTTGGACTTACTTATCTCTTCATCGCGCATGACTTGTCCATGGTTAAGCATATCAGTGACCGTGTGGCCGTTATGTACCTGGGCAAAATGGTAGAATTGGCGGAAAGTGAAGAATTGTACGCTAATCCGCTCCATCCATATACCAAATCCCTGCTCTCTGCGATTCCGGTTCCGGACCCAGAGGTGGAGGCAAACAAAAAACGCATTCATCTGCATGATGAGCTGGGCAGCCCGATTTATGCTGCTGGCGAAAAAACAAATGACAGCGACTTTGAGATGATTGAGGTGTCCAAAGGACATTTCGTGGCCAAGCAGTTTGCCTAA
- the bshC gene encoding bacillithiol biosynthesis cysteine-adding enzyme BshC: MNVVPEPLPGGSALASDYIHQYEAVGHLYGGDFRVPESRAERAEWLDRTGSLRADRAEVVAYLRSYNGKHNTHEAVLHSLELLEQPETLVVTGGQQSGLFTGPLFVVYKAITTIQAAREAAAQLGRPVVPLFWIAGEDHDWDEVNHTYVLNRTGEITRIKLDKGEGPRSSVSEIKVDAESWLQVVAQLDGLLQDSEFKPQLMELVTAASTGAGNMTEAFAKLLGSLFGKFGLILLDSADPALRRLEAPMFASMIERNDELEAAYLAAAERITDSGYELQADVTPGNANLFYIHEGARLLLHKVEGRFTDRKATVSFSRSELLELLESHPERFSNNVLTRPLMQDYVLPVLATVLGQGEMAYWAIPQQAFKIMDGQMPLIIPRMSFSVIEGTLHKHMDKYGLSFTDVQTGLDDKRKAWLSAQDELKLEDKFEEIKAAFSGMYEPLIEQLGSIQAGLLKLGSNNKDKIIDQISFLQGKALDAMEKQNEAALRQWERIELSLMPLGKLQERVYNMMYYLNRYGLEWLEELMAVSADYSGTHRIIYM; encoded by the coding sequence ATGAATGTTGTACCGGAACCACTGCCGGGCGGATCTGCGCTCGCCAGTGACTATATACATCAATATGAAGCAGTAGGACATTTGTATGGCGGGGACTTCCGCGTCCCGGAGAGCCGGGCTGAACGCGCTGAATGGCTGGATCGTACCGGAAGCCTGCGGGCAGACCGCGCAGAAGTAGTTGCATACTTACGCAGCTACAACGGGAAGCACAATACGCATGAGGCAGTTCTTCATTCGCTTGAATTGCTTGAGCAGCCAGAAACTCTCGTGGTGACCGGCGGTCAGCAGAGCGGCTTGTTCACCGGCCCGCTCTTCGTGGTCTATAAGGCCATTACGACCATTCAGGCTGCCCGGGAGGCGGCGGCTCAGCTTGGACGGCCCGTCGTGCCGCTGTTCTGGATTGCGGGGGAGGATCATGACTGGGATGAGGTCAATCATACCTATGTGCTGAACCGGACCGGCGAAATTACCCGGATTAAGCTGGATAAAGGTGAAGGACCCCGGTCCTCGGTCAGTGAGATCAAGGTGGATGCCGAGAGCTGGCTTCAAGTGGTTGCGCAGCTGGACGGCTTATTGCAGGACAGTGAGTTCAAGCCGCAACTGATGGAGCTGGTCACGGCTGCATCAACGGGTGCCGGGAATATGACGGAGGCGTTTGCGAAGCTGCTGGGGTCTTTGTTCGGCAAATTCGGACTGATTTTGCTGGATTCTGCCGATCCTGCCCTGCGCAGGCTGGAAGCGCCCATGTTCGCTTCCATGATTGAACGGAATGACGAGCTGGAGGCAGCTTATCTGGCAGCGGCTGAACGGATTACGGACAGCGGATATGAGCTACAGGCTGATGTGACGCCCGGCAATGCGAATCTTTTCTATATCCATGAAGGTGCACGGCTTCTGCTCCATAAGGTGGAGGGACGGTTCACAGACCGGAAGGCGACAGTCTCGTTCTCCCGTTCTGAGCTGCTGGAGCTGCTGGAGAGCCATCCCGAACGGTTCAGCAACAATGTGCTAACCCGTCCGCTGATGCAGGATTATGTGCTTCCTGTCCTCGCTACGGTGCTTGGACAAGGGGAAATGGCTTACTGGGCAATTCCACAGCAAGCCTTCAAGATCATGGACGGACAGATGCCGCTTATTATTCCGCGTATGTCTTTTTCAGTCATTGAGGGAACACTTCACAAGCATATGGATAAATACGGCTTGTCCTTCACGGATGTGCAGACGGGTCTGGATGATAAACGCAAAGCGTGGCTGAGCGCTCAGGATGAGCTGAAGCTCGAAGACAAATTCGAAGAGATCAAGGCAGCATTCTCAGGGATGTATGAGCCGCTGATCGAACAGCTTGGGAGCATTCAGGCGGGTCTGCTGAAGCTGGGCAGCAATAACAAGGATAAGATTATCGACCAGATCTCCTTCCTGCAGGGCAAAGCTCTGGATGCGATGGAGAAGCAGAATGAAGCTGCACTGCGCCAGTGGGAACGGATCGAGCTATCGCTAATGCCGCTGGGCAAGCTTCAGGAGCGGGTCTATAATATGATGTATTATCTGAACCGGTACGGATTGGAATGGCTGGAGGAATTGATGGCTGTGTCTGCTGACTACAGTGGAACACACCGTATTATTTATATGTAA